One segment of Anopheles stephensi strain Indian chromosome 3, UCI_ANSTEP_V1.0, whole genome shotgun sequence DNA contains the following:
- the LOC118511243 gene encoding uncharacterized protein LOC118511243: MARVTLAFLVSLVAYLAYYALVSEAQPIGSLVLTSSGSGHSPAGPSNTDDPGDNVQHGWLKDTNAYRARIKPRQYDRKHPASSGYQAFRRTAPFPVLTLKEQAAGSASELLSPETADLGKADQQLRFNFAGYLTDGGATLLDEEDEDDEIGGLVKRFDDYGHMRFGKRGGEGDQFDDYGHMRFGR; the protein is encoded by the coding sequence ATGGCGAGGGTAACGCTAGCGTTTCTAGTGTCACTGGTAGCCTACCTTGCCTACTACGCGCTTGTAAGTGAGGCCCAACCGATCGGATCCCTGGTGCTAACGTCTTCCGGCTCAGGACACTCTCCAGCTGGGCCCTCTAATACTGACGATCCCGGTGATAACGTACAGCATGGCTGGCTCAAGGATACAAACGCTTACCGTGCCCGGATCAAACCCCGACAGTACGACAGGAAACATCCAGCATCTAGCGGCTATCAAGCATTCCGCAGAACTGCCCCATTTCCCGTACTGACTCTAAAGGAGCAAGCTGCCGGAAGTGCATCGGAGCTCCTATCTCCCGAAACCGCCGACCTTGGGAAAGCGGACCAGCAGCTACGGTTTAACTTCGCAGGATATCTTACCGACGGTGGAGCGACCCTGCTGGACGAAgaggacgaggacgatgagATTGGTGGGCTGGTGAAACGCTTCGACGATTACGGGCATATGCGGTTCGGGAAGCGGGGCGGTGAAGGTGATCAGTTTGATGATTACGGGCACATGCGGTTTGGACGATAG